In one Vibrio sp. VB16 genomic region, the following are encoded:
- a CDS encoding aspartate kinase: MNKPLYVLKFGGTSIGSIERIKAVANRIIKTKSSGVNVVVVVSAMSGETNRLMSLAQEIDDVPNARELDVLLSAGEQVAMSLLSIAISKHGYSSVSLTSGQAQILTDNVHNDATIRQINTSHIEGLLADNKIVIVAGFQGTTEYGDITTLGRGGSDTTAVALAGALGADECQIFTDVDGIYTCDPRVVKSARKLDRIDFPNMEEMSRKGAKVLHLPSVQFAWAQNVPLRVLSSFSHDKGTLVKGEACDKGICGIALQRSLIFVQVDADDLDSLKKQCRLLGIALWNVIEETDQSGVVILQESFAKLSLVFIEKIRNSEAVSALTIVGSKAKGILQQSCELFAQHDIKILNRAAGINYSTFILKPELLEKTANLIHEKQIKFKVELEEQRKLAIS, from the coding sequence GTGAACAAACCGTTATATGTACTGAAATTTGGTGGGACGTCGATTGGTTCTATTGAGCGAATTAAAGCCGTTGCGAATAGAATTATTAAGACGAAATCCTCAGGGGTTAATGTTGTCGTCGTTGTTTCTGCAATGTCGGGTGAAACCAATCGACTGATGAGTCTAGCGCAAGAGATTGACGACGTGCCAAATGCGCGGGAGTTAGATGTATTGCTGTCTGCCGGAGAGCAGGTTGCGATGTCTTTACTTTCGATTGCGATAAGTAAGCATGGTTATAGCAGCGTGTCGTTGACAAGCGGGCAGGCTCAAATACTAACAGATAACGTTCATAACGATGCCACTATCCGACAAATTAATACTAGCCATATAGAAGGTCTATTAGCGGATAACAAGATAGTGATTGTTGCTGGTTTTCAAGGGACCACTGAATATGGCGACATTACAACGTTAGGGCGTGGTGGCTCTGATACTACAGCGGTTGCACTTGCCGGTGCTCTGGGGGCTGACGAATGTCAGATATTCACCGATGTCGACGGAATATATACCTGCGACCCTCGAGTAGTTAAGAGCGCACGAAAATTAGATCGTATAGACTTTCCTAATATGGAGGAGATGTCTAGAAAAGGGGCCAAAGTTCTTCATCTCCCTAGCGTACAGTTCGCGTGGGCTCAAAATGTGCCATTAAGAGTACTCTCTTCTTTTTCTCACGATAAAGGAACTCTCGTTAAAGGAGAGGCTTGCGATAAGGGCATTTGCGGTATTGCGTTACAAAGGTCATTGATATTTGTGCAAGTGGATGCCGATGATCTGGATTCATTAAAAAAACAGTGTCGGCTGCTTGGAATTGCGCTGTGGAACGTGATCGAGGAAACAGATCAGAGTGGTGTAGTGATCCTTCAAGAGAGTTTTGCTAAGTTAAGTCTGGTTTTTATTGAAAAAATCCGTAATAGTGAAGCGGTGAGTGCATTGACTATTGTCGGTAGCAAAGCGAAAGGGATTTTGCAGCAGTCTTGTGAATTATTTGCACAGCATGATATAAAAATTCTAAACCGCGCGGCAGGGATAAACTACTCAACGTTTATTCTTAAGCCTGAGTTATTAGAGAAAACAGCTAATCTTATTCACGAAAAACAGATTAAATTCAAGGTAGAGCTTGAAGAACAACGAAAATTAGCTATTTCTTAA
- the alaS gene encoding alanine--tRNA ligase, whose protein sequence is MFMSTDEIRRAFLEFFESKGHQIVESSSLVPANDPTLLFNNAGMNQFKDCFLGIDKRAYTRATSAQRCVRAGGKHNDLENVGFTARHHTFFEMLGNFSFGDYFKNDAIGYAWEFLTVVLELPQEKLLVTVYETDDEAFEIWNKDVGIPADRIVRIGDKKGGKPYESDNFWQMGDTGPCGPCTEIFYDHGEHIWGGRPGTPEEDGDRFIEIWNNVFMQFNRQSDGTMEPLPKPSVDTGMGIERIAAIMQGVHSNYETDIFQTLIKASSEVIGYKDLSNQSLRVVADHIRSCAFLIVDGVMPSNEGRGYVLRRIIRRAVRHGNKLGAQGVFFYKLVGVLADVMGTAGTELKKQQALVEKVLRIEEENFSRTLERGMAILNDALNMLEGKELDGETVFKLYDTYGFPADLTNDVAREREYTIDEAGFKKAMEAQRKRAREAGQFKTDYNQVIKVDATTDFLGYGGTEGQSNVVAMFVDGDEVESLSAGDKAIIVLDQTPFYAESGGQCGDAGYLNIASGLFKVEDTQKLGGAIAHHGELIEGVFAKEDSVSAQVDSERRTAITLNHSATHLLHAALRQVLGDHVTQKGSLVRAENLRFDFSHLEAVKPQELREVERLVNSQVRVNHVIETNVTDIESAKQKGAMALFGEKYDEEVRVLSMGEFSTELCGGIHAKNTGDIGLFKVVSEGGIAAGIRRIEAVTGEAALDAIDAQQTQYEVKLSDAANKSKALEKEMQQLRDKLAAVESANVMGKVETIAGHRVLVAALEGGDNKNLRVMVDDIKNQMGSCIVFLANVNDGKISLIAGVTKDLIGKVKAGELVNMVAQQVGGKGGGRPDMAQAGGTDIAALPEAIKSVHGWLEERL, encoded by the coding sequence ATGTTTATGAGCACCGACGAGATACGCCGTGCGTTTCTAGAGTTCTTTGAAAGCAAAGGACATCAGATTGTAGAAAGTTCATCATTGGTACCAGCAAATGATCCAACTTTGCTGTTTAACAATGCTGGAATGAACCAGTTTAAAGATTGTTTCTTAGGTATCGACAAACGAGCCTATACGCGAGCGACAAGTGCACAACGATGTGTTCGTGCTGGTGGTAAACATAATGACCTAGAGAATGTCGGTTTTACTGCCCGTCACCATACCTTTTTTGAAATGTTAGGGAACTTTAGTTTCGGTGACTATTTCAAAAATGATGCCATTGGTTACGCGTGGGAATTCTTAACGGTAGTGCTTGAGTTACCTCAGGAAAAATTGCTCGTTACTGTTTATGAAACTGACGATGAAGCATTCGAGATTTGGAATAAAGATGTAGGCATCCCTGCTGACCGTATTGTTCGAATTGGCGACAAGAAAGGTGGCAAGCCTTACGAATCCGATAACTTCTGGCAAATGGGCGATACAGGCCCTTGTGGACCATGTACTGAAATCTTTTATGATCATGGTGAACATATCTGGGGTGGTCGACCAGGCACCCCTGAAGAAGATGGTGATCGCTTCATCGAGATCTGGAATAACGTATTCATGCAGTTTAACCGTCAGAGTGACGGGACTATGGAGCCTTTACCTAAGCCTTCTGTTGATACTGGTATGGGTATCGAACGTATTGCGGCAATCATGCAAGGTGTTCACTCAAATTATGAAACGGATATCTTTCAGACACTAATTAAAGCGTCTAGTGAAGTGATTGGATATAAAGATCTATCAAACCAATCTTTACGTGTTGTTGCAGACCATATTCGTTCTTGTGCCTTCTTGATTGTTGATGGCGTTATGCCATCGAATGAAGGCCGTGGATATGTTCTTCGTCGTATTATTCGCCGCGCGGTTCGCCACGGCAATAAACTAGGCGCGCAAGGCGTGTTCTTCTATAAGCTTGTGGGTGTTCTCGCCGACGTTATGGGAACCGCAGGTACTGAACTTAAGAAACAACAAGCGCTGGTAGAAAAAGTACTTCGAATCGAAGAAGAGAACTTCAGCCGTACTCTTGAACGCGGCATGGCAATATTGAATGATGCGTTGAATATGCTTGAAGGAAAAGAACTCGACGGTGAAACCGTATTTAAACTATATGACACCTATGGTTTTCCAGCGGATCTGACTAACGACGTTGCACGTGAACGTGAGTACACAATCGACGAAGCTGGCTTTAAAAAAGCGATGGAAGCTCAGCGTAAGCGAGCTCGCGAAGCGGGTCAGTTTAAGACTGACTACAATCAAGTGATAAAGGTTGATGCTACAACTGATTTTCTTGGCTATGGTGGAACAGAAGGACAATCAAACGTAGTGGCAATGTTTGTTGATGGTGATGAAGTCGAATCACTTTCTGCAGGCGATAAAGCGATCATTGTTTTAGACCAAACGCCATTTTACGCAGAATCTGGTGGCCAGTGCGGCGATGCTGGTTATCTGAACATTGCTTCTGGTCTATTCAAGGTTGAAGATACTCAAAAATTGGGCGGTGCCATTGCACATCATGGTGAGCTTATTGAAGGCGTATTTGCGAAAGAAGATTCAGTTTCTGCTCAGGTAGATTCCGAACGCCGTACTGCGATCACTCTCAACCATTCAGCAACACACTTATTGCATGCAGCATTGCGTCAAGTCTTAGGTGACCACGTTACTCAGAAAGGCTCATTGGTTCGGGCTGAGAACCTACGTTTTGACTTCTCACATCTTGAAGCGGTTAAGCCTCAAGAGTTGCGTGAAGTCGAGCGTTTGGTGAATAGCCAAGTACGTGTTAACCATGTGATAGAAACTAATGTCACAGATATTGAATCAGCTAAACAAAAAGGCGCTATGGCGCTGTTTGGCGAAAAATATGATGAAGAAGTACGCGTGCTGAGTATGGGTGAGTTTTCTACTGAACTTTGTGGTGGTATTCACGCAAAAAATACGGGTGATATTGGTCTATTCAAAGTGGTATCAGAAGGTGGTATCGCTGCCGGTATTCGCCGTATTGAAGCGGTAACGGGGGAAGCCGCTCTGGACGCAATTGATGCTCAGCAAACTCAATATGAAGTGAAGTTGAGTGATGCTGCAAATAAATCAAAAGCTCTAGAGAAAGAAATGCAACAGCTTAGAGATAAGTTGGCTGCGGTCGAAAGCGCTAACGTTATGGGTAAGGTTGAAACTATCGCTGGTCACCGAGTTTTAGTCGCCGCTCTTGAAGGGGGCGATAACAAAAACTTACGAGTGATGGTCGATGATATTAAGAACCAAATGGGCAGTTGTATTGTTTTTCTAGCCAATGTTAATGATGGAAAAATCAGCTTAATAGCAGGTGTGACTAAAGACCTTATTGGCAAAGTTAAGGCCGGTGAACTGGTGAATATGGTAGCACAGCAGGTTGGTGGTAAAGGTGGGGGTCGTCCTGATATGGCTCAAGCTGGTGGTACAGATATTGCTGCATTGCCGGAAGCGATTAAATCGGTTCATGGATGGTTAGAAGAACGTCTTTAA
- a CDS encoding cell wall hydrolase has protein sequence MNWFSMLALCASANSPTTVDCDAVHLAYKNEIAGIALSVTDIDAITRTAYAEASNQGSIGLSAVVFVILNRKISEQFSNSIETIVNAKNQFEPVSKVGTWQQLPEPSSDQFARIETILDLAKNGYLSDPTNGALYFQNSKVVSERARKGRVSKELIHFGNAPISATIDDHTFYALMCNTTKMPVTSDEKPPTLRQWENPIQKGVKQLRGGTQDQD, from the coding sequence ATGAATTGGTTTTCCATGTTGGCACTTTGTGCCTCTGCAAACTCACCTACAACAGTAGATTGTGATGCAGTCCACCTTGCCTACAAAAATGAAATAGCTGGAATAGCGTTATCAGTGACCGATATCGATGCAATAACACGGACTGCCTATGCAGAGGCTTCTAATCAAGGTTCTATCGGGTTAAGCGCTGTCGTATTTGTCATTCTTAACCGTAAAATTAGTGAACAATTCTCAAACTCTATTGAGACGATTGTCAACGCAAAAAATCAGTTCGAACCTGTGTCTAAGGTAGGGACTTGGCAGCAACTTCCTGAACCAAGTTCCGATCAATTCGCTCGCATCGAGACCATTTTAGATCTGGCCAAAAATGGTTATTTGTCCGACCCTACCAATGGTGCGCTCTACTTTCAAAATTCTAAAGTTGTATCGGAAAGAGCACGAAAAGGTAGAGTGTCAAAAGAACTTATTCATTTTGGTAATGCGCCTATTTCCGCTACTATCGATGACCACACTTTCTACGCCCTGATGTGCAATACAACGAAAATGCCCGTAACATCAGATGAAAAGCCACCGACATTGCGTCAGTGGGAAAATCCGATCCAAAAAGGAGTTAAACAGTTACGAGGAGGCACTCAAGATCAAGATTAA
- the recA gene encoding recombinase RecA, whose protein sequence is MDENKKKALSAALGQIEKQFGKGSIMRLGDNRTMDVETISTGSLALDIALGAGGLPMGRIVEVYGPESSGKTTLTLEAISAAQKQGKTCAFIDAEHALDPIYAKALGVNIDELLVSQPDTGEQALEIVDALARSGAVDVVVVDSVAALTPKAEIEGEMGDSHMGLQARMLSQAMRKLTGNLKQSNCMCIFINQIRMKIGVMFGSPETTTGGNALKFYASVRLDIRRTGAIKDGDEVIGNETRIKVVKNKIAAPFKQAETQILYGKGFNREGELIDLGVKSKIVEKAGAWYSYKGDKIGQGKANAGKYMRENPATALEIDTRLRELLLAPVVEEVVEKQVPQEEL, encoded by the coding sequence ATGGATGAGAACAAAAAGAAGGCGCTTTCAGCGGCTCTAGGTCAGATTGAAAAACAATTTGGTAAAGGTTCAATTATGCGTCTTGGCGATAACCGCACTATGGACGTAGAGACCATCTCAACAGGTTCTCTAGCTCTGGATATAGCGCTAGGCGCTGGTGGGCTTCCTATGGGGCGTATCGTAGAAGTCTATGGTCCTGAATCATCAGGTAAAACAACCCTAACACTTGAAGCAATTTCTGCGGCGCAAAAACAAGGTAAAACTTGTGCATTTATTGATGCTGAACATGCCCTAGACCCAATTTACGCTAAGGCGTTAGGTGTAAATATTGATGAGTTACTTGTGTCACAACCAGATACTGGTGAGCAAGCCTTAGAAATTGTTGATGCACTTGCTCGTTCTGGTGCTGTTGATGTTGTTGTTGTCGATTCCGTCGCGGCGTTGACACCTAAAGCTGAAATTGAAGGTGAGATGGGTGACAGCCACATGGGCCTTCAGGCTCGTATGCTTTCTCAAGCAATGCGTAAGTTAACGGGTAACCTTAAACAGTCAAATTGCATGTGTATTTTCATCAACCAAATCCGTATGAAGATCGGTGTTATGTTTGGCTCTCCAGAGACGACAACGGGTGGTAATGCCCTTAAATTTTATGCTTCTGTTCGCCTCGATATCCGCCGTACTGGCGCCATTAAAGATGGTGATGAAGTTATTGGTAACGAAACACGTATCAAGGTTGTTAAAAACAAAATAGCAGCACCATTTAAACAAGCTGAAACACAGATTCTTTACGGTAAGGGTTTCAATCGTGAAGGTGAATTGATTGATTTGGGTGTTAAGAGCAAAATTGTTGAAAAAGCAGGAGCTTGGTACAGCTATAAAGGCGATAAAATTGGTCAAGGTAAGGCTAACGCAGGTAAATACATGCGTGAGAACCCTGCGACTGCACTAGAAATTGATACGAGACTACGAGAGCTTCTTTTAGCGCCAGTTGTTGAAGAAGTCGTAGAAAAGCAAGTTCCTCAGGAAGAGTTGTAA
- a CDS encoding ATP-binding cassette domain-containing protein has product MDITFHQVTLQTTGTYLEIEDWHIFSNQSWGIFSTEGDIGSILGDLLCQERHPGAGTIEGLSQNIAQVSLVEQQRLLESELADDDTDFIDKIDTGTPVYSLIYQQCHDDEQTLELMFELDLTHLKDTGFRVLSTGETRRLMLARVLASKPTRLLLDEPYAGLDVEHRKHLTRYLEHLSASIQLIIVVSREDEMPTWIDKVALFSSGKLCEIMSKSEWDGHPIISQITAQSQKQSEQVIALIHKHQHTSYFDNPLFELEDGKVAYSDSVIFTGVNWRINNGEHWQIRGPNGCGKSTLLGLIFGDHPQCYSNVIHIFGKKRGSGETIWEIKQNIGMVSSAIHLQYRVGCTALEVVLSGFYDSIGLYSQPSRKQIEIAKEWLEILHMTTFIKTPFKQLEYGQQRLLLIARALVKQPALLILDEPYQGLDNLGRRLVMNTLDMIAKENLSQLLYVSHYQQDTLENIHNFVDFVPDEQNVGYKVVVTQH; this is encoded by the coding sequence ATGGATATTACTTTTCACCAAGTTACACTTCAAACTACAGGTACCTATTTAGAAATAGAAGATTGGCATATATTTTCTAACCAATCATGGGGCATATTTAGTACCGAAGGTGATATAGGTTCAATACTTGGTGATTTACTCTGCCAAGAACGGCATCCAGGTGCAGGGACTATAGAGGGGCTATCTCAAAACATTGCTCAGGTTTCACTTGTCGAACAACAACGTTTGTTAGAATCAGAACTCGCCGATGACGATACGGATTTTATAGACAAGATAGACACCGGCACGCCTGTTTATTCTCTTATTTATCAACAATGCCATGATGATGAACAAACCCTTGAACTTATGTTTGAACTCGACCTGACCCATTTAAAAGACACTGGCTTTCGAGTTTTGTCTACCGGAGAAACGCGCCGATTAATGCTGGCGCGTGTTCTCGCGTCTAAACCAACACGACTTCTGCTCGATGAACCTTATGCAGGCTTAGATGTTGAACACAGAAAGCACCTCACTCGCTATCTTGAGCACCTAAGCGCATCAATACAATTGATTATTGTGGTATCACGAGAAGATGAGATGCCCACTTGGATTGACAAAGTGGCTTTATTTTCTTCAGGTAAACTCTGTGAGATTATGAGTAAGTCAGAATGGGACGGGCACCCCATTATAAGTCAGATAACCGCTCAATCACAAAAACAGAGTGAACAAGTCATAGCACTGATACATAAACACCAACATACCAGTTATTTTGACAACCCACTCTTTGAGCTGGAAGACGGAAAAGTCGCTTACAGTGATTCGGTCATTTTTACCGGTGTAAATTGGCGCATTAATAACGGCGAACATTGGCAGATTAGAGGCCCTAACGGATGCGGGAAGAGCACCTTACTAGGCCTGATTTTTGGTGACCACCCTCAATGTTATAGCAACGTAATTCATATTTTTGGTAAAAAACGAGGATCGGGAGAAACTATCTGGGAGATAAAACAAAATATCGGCATGGTTTCATCTGCAATCCACCTTCAATATCGAGTAGGTTGCACCGCTTTAGAAGTCGTTTTGTCTGGATTTTATGACTCAATTGGCCTGTATAGCCAACCTTCAAGAAAGCAGATAGAGATAGCAAAAGAGTGGCTTGAAATACTGCACATGACCACGTTCATTAAGACGCCGTTTAAGCAGTTGGAATATGGGCAACAACGACTACTCTTGATCGCTAGAGCATTGGTAAAACAACCTGCCCTCCTTATTCTCGATGAACCATACCAAGGTTTAGATAATCTTGGGCGAAGACTGGTCATGAATACCTTAGATATGATAGCAAAAGAGAATCTAAGCCAACTTTTGTACGTATCCCATTATCAACAAGACACATTAGAAAACATCCATAACTTCGTGGATTTTGTTCCTGATGAACAGAATGTTGGATATAAAGTTGTCGTTACTCAACATTAA
- the carB gene encoding carbamoyl-phosphate synthase large subunit: MPKRNDIKSVLILGAGPIVIGQACEFDYSGAQACKALREEGYRVVLVNSNPATIMTDPDMADATYIEPIHWEVVRNIIEKERPDAVLPTMGGQTALNCALDLEKHGVLAEFGVEMIGATADAIDKAEDRSRFDKAMKSIGLECPRADTAKTMDEAHKVQEMVGFPCIIRPSFTMGGSGGGIAYNKEEFEEICRRGLDLSPTNELLIDESLIGWKEYEMEVVRDKNDNCIIVCTIENIDPMGIHTGDSITVAPAQTLTDKEYQLMRNASLAVLREIGVETGGSNVQFGIDPKDGRMVIIEMNPRVSRSSALASKATGFPIAKVAAKLAIGYTLDELMNDITGGATPASFEPTIDYVVTKIPRFNFEKFAGANDRLTTQMKSVGEVMAIGRNQQESLQKALRGLEVGVNGLDEMVDLDAPDALTTIRHELKEAGCDRIWYIADAFRAGLSVDGVFNLTSIDRWFLAQIEELVKIEERIKAGGFAGLNKDLLRQVKRKGFADARLSALLGVAESEIRRLRYQHDIHPVYKRVDTCAAEFSSDTAYMYSTYDEECEARPTDKEKIMIIGGGPNRIGQGIEFDYCCVHASLALREDGYETIMVNCNPETVSTDYDTSDRLYFEPITLEDVLAIVRVEKPKGVIVQYGGQTPLKLARALEAAGVPIIGTSPDAIDRAEDRERFQTAVDRLGLKQPENATVTAMEHAIEKSKDIGFPLVVRPSYVLGGRAMEIVYDEIDLRRYFNEAVSVSNESPVLLDRFLDDAVEVDVDAICDGERVVIGGIMEHIEQAGVHSGDSACSLPAYTLSQEIQDVMREQVEKLAFELGVRGLMNTQFAVKDNEVYLIEVNPRAARTVPFVSKATGAPLAKIAARVMAGQSLESQGFTKEIIPPYYSVKEVVLPFDKFPGVDPLLGPEMRSTGEVMGVGASFAEAFAKAELGCGKEYPEGGRALLSVRNDDKQRVVDLASKLTKLGYQLDATHGTAVILGEAGINPRLVNKVHEGRPHILDRIKNNEYTYIINTAAGRQAIEDSKVLRRGALQEKVNYTTTLNAAFATCMAHTADDRQTVTSVQELHAKIKESLA; encoded by the coding sequence ATGCCAAAACGTAATGACATCAAAAGTGTTCTAATCCTAGGTGCTGGGCCGATTGTTATCGGTCAGGCGTGCGAATTTGATTATTCTGGCGCACAAGCTTGTAAAGCGCTAAGAGAAGAGGGTTATCGAGTTGTTCTTGTTAACTCTAATCCTGCAACAATAATGACTGACCCAGATATGGCGGACGCAACATATATTGAGCCGATTCATTGGGAAGTCGTTCGCAACATTATTGAAAAAGAGCGTCCAGACGCGGTATTGCCTACTATGGGTGGTCAGACGGCGCTTAACTGTGCGTTGGATTTAGAAAAACACGGAGTTCTGGCAGAGTTCGGTGTTGAGATGATAGGCGCGACAGCTGACGCGATTGATAAGGCAGAAGACCGTTCTCGCTTTGATAAAGCAATGAAATCTATTGGATTAGAATGTCCAAGAGCGGATACCGCTAAAACGATGGACGAAGCACATAAAGTCCAAGAAATGGTCGGTTTTCCATGTATTATCCGCCCTTCTTTTACCATGGGTGGTTCGGGCGGCGGTATTGCTTATAACAAAGAAGAATTTGAAGAGATTTGCCGTCGTGGCTTGGATCTCTCTCCAACCAACGAACTCTTAATCGATGAATCTCTTATCGGTTGGAAAGAGTACGAAATGGAAGTAGTTCGAGATAAGAATGACAACTGTATCATTGTTTGTACCATTGAGAATATTGATCCAATGGGTATTCATACAGGTGACTCAATAACCGTTGCTCCGGCTCAAACATTAACGGATAAAGAGTATCAGTTAATGAGAAATGCGTCTTTAGCCGTACTTCGTGAAATTGGTGTTGAAACGGGCGGTTCTAACGTACAGTTTGGTATTGACCCTAAAGATGGCCGCATGGTCATCATCGAAATGAACCCTCGTGTATCTCGCTCTTCTGCTCTCGCTTCAAAAGCAACAGGGTTCCCAATTGCGAAAGTCGCCGCAAAGCTTGCAATCGGTTATACCCTAGATGAGTTAATGAACGATATCACGGGAGGAGCAACTCCGGCTTCTTTCGAACCAACCATCGATTATGTCGTGACGAAAATCCCTCGTTTCAATTTTGAAAAATTTGCTGGTGCGAACGACCGCCTAACCACCCAAATGAAGTCGGTTGGTGAGGTTATGGCAATAGGTCGTAACCAACAAGAGTCTTTGCAAAAAGCGCTTCGTGGATTGGAAGTTGGTGTAAACGGCTTAGATGAAATGGTCGATCTTGATGCACCTGATGCACTCACGACTATTCGTCATGAATTGAAAGAAGCGGGTTGCGACCGTATTTGGTATATCGCCGATGCATTCCGTGCTGGTTTATCGGTAGATGGTGTATTTAATCTTACGTCGATTGACCGCTGGTTCTTAGCCCAGATTGAAGAGCTGGTTAAAATCGAAGAGCGAATTAAAGCAGGTGGATTTGCTGGATTAAATAAAGATTTACTTCGTCAAGTAAAACGCAAAGGTTTCGCTGATGCTCGCTTGTCTGCTTTACTTGGCGTTGCTGAAAGCGAAATCCGTCGATTACGTTACCAACATGATATACACCCAGTGTATAAACGCGTTGATACTTGTGCTGCCGAGTTTTCTTCGGATACCGCATATATGTACTCTACGTATGATGAAGAGTGCGAAGCAAGACCGACGGATAAAGAAAAGATCATGATTATTGGTGGTGGTCCTAACCGTATTGGTCAGGGTATTGAGTTTGACTACTGCTGTGTGCACGCTTCTCTTGCGCTTAGAGAAGATGGTTATGAAACCATTATGGTTAACTGTAACCCTGAAACCGTATCAACCGATTACGATACGTCAGACCGACTTTATTTTGAACCCATAACCCTCGAAGATGTGCTTGCGATCGTTCGTGTCGAAAAGCCGAAAGGTGTCATTGTTCAGTATGGTGGTCAAACGCCACTGAAACTTGCTCGTGCTCTCGAAGCGGCAGGTGTGCCAATTATTGGTACCAGTCCTGATGCTATAGACCGAGCGGAAGACCGTGAACGTTTTCAAACGGCGGTTGACCGTTTAGGACTTAAGCAACCTGAAAACGCCACAGTAACGGCAATGGAACATGCCATCGAGAAGTCGAAAGATATCGGTTTTCCACTCGTTGTACGTCCGTCTTATGTACTGGGTGGTCGTGCAATGGAAATCGTCTACGATGAAATTGACTTACGACGTTATTTTAATGAAGCGGTAAGTGTCTCAAATGAATCTCCAGTTCTTTTAGACCGCTTCTTAGATGATGCTGTCGAAGTCGATGTTGACGCTATTTGTGATGGTGAGCGTGTTGTTATCGGCGGTATTATGGAACATATAGAGCAAGCGGGTGTTCACTCTGGTGATTCTGCATGTTCATTACCTGCTTATACGTTAAGCCAAGAAATACAAGATGTGATGCGTGAACAGGTAGAAAAACTGGCTTTCGAACTCGGCGTTCGCGGTTTGATGAATACCCAGTTTGCGGTAAAAGATAACGAAGTTTACCTTATTGAGGTAAACCCTCGCGCGGCTCGGACTGTACCATTTGTATCTAAAGCAACGGGAGCTCCACTGGCTAAAATTGCCGCTCGTGTTATGGCCGGGCAATCTCTTGAATCACAGGGGTTTACTAAAGAGATTATACCACCGTATTATTCGGTCAAAGAAGTCGTGTTGCCGTTTGATAAATTCCCTGGTGTTGATCCCCTACTTGGACCAGAGATGCGCTCTACTGGTGAAGTAATGGGCGTTGGTGCCTCCTTTGCCGAAGCGTTTGCTAAAGCAGAGCTTGGCTGTGGCAAGGAGTACCCGGAAGGTGGACGAGCTCTACTTTCTGTACGTAATGATGATAAGCAGCGTGTTGTTGACCTTGCTTCTAAGTTGACCAAGCTTGGTTATCAATTAGACGCGACCCACGGCACAGCCGTTATCCTTGGCGAAGCGGGTATTAACCCTCGCTTAGTAAATAAGGTGCATGAAGGGCGTCCTCATATTCTTGACCGAATCAAGAACAATGAATATACCTATATCATCAATACAGCTGCGGGTCGCCAAGCGATTGAAGACTCAAAGGTCTTACGACGTGGCGCATTACAAGAGAAAGTGAACTACACAACCACGCTTAATGCTGCGTTTGCGACTTGTATGGCGCATACGGCAGATGATCGTCAGACGGTCACTTCTGTACAAGAGTTACATGCAAAGATAAAAGAAAGCCTAGCTTAA